The Labrus bergylta chromosome 15, fLabBer1.1, whole genome shotgun sequence genome includes a region encoding these proteins:
- the LOC109987716 gene encoding heme transporter FLVCR2, which produces MSEKEALGDTTLNGDKAKPDSENNVKQEAGDSEKPPGDQCEFGGHEGQRPTRLYKRRWLIVLLFSSYSLCNSFQWIQYGIINNIFMNFYNVDAFTIDWMSMIYMLTYIPFIFPVTWLLDKKGLRVIALVATALNCAGTWIKVASVRPNLFAVTFLGQFCCSFAQVFILGMPSRIASVWFGSGEVSTACSIGVFGNQLGIAIGFLVPPILVPNVEDMDELASHIKVMFYMTAGVATLLFILVVFVFQERPELPPTQAQATARLIPPEQYSYTASILRLLRNKPFILLIITYGLNVGCFYAVGTLLNRMIIVHYPGEEVNAGRIGLTIVIAGMVGSLICGIWLDKTKTYKQTTLAVYFMSLVGMIVYAATLNLGHLWVVFITAGALGFFMTGYLPLGFEFAVELTYPESEGTSSGLLNCSAQVFGIIFTICQGKIIDGFGTLAGNIFLCVFLLIGTIMTGLIKSDLRRQNANMLAKAAETSDCPNESLVEPHVIREAKL; this is translated from the exons ATGAGCGAGAAAGAAGCCTTAGGAGACACTACACTAAACGGAGATAAAGCGAAGCCGGACTCTGAAAACAATGTTAAGCAAGAGGCGGGTGACTCGGAGAAGCCTCCCGGCGATCAGTGCGAGTTTGGCGGCCACGAAGGGCAGCGACCCACCCGTCTGTACAAGCGGCGCTGGCTGATCGTCCTCCTGTTCAGCTCCTATTCACTGTGCAACTCCTTCCAATGGATCCAGTACGGcatcatcaacaacatctttatgaacttttacaacGTGGACGCCTTCACCATAGACTGGATGTCTATGATCTACATGCTGACATACATTCCCTTCATCTTCCCGGTCACCTGGCTGCTGGACAAAAAGGGGCTCCGGGTCATCGCGTTAGTGGCCACCGCGCTGAACTGTGCGGGGACGTGGATCAAGGTGGCCAGCGTCAGACCCAACCTGTTTGCGGTCACCTTTCTGGGACAGTTCTGTTGCTCTTTTGCGCAGGTGTTCATCCTCGGGATGCCGTCGAGGATCGCGTCAGTTTGGTTTGGTTCAGGGGAAGTGTCCACCGCCTGCTCCATCGGAGTCTTCGGTAATCAG TTGGGCATTGCCATTGGGTTCCTGGTGCCTCCTATACTGGTGCCCAATGTGGAGGACATGGACGAACTGGCTAGCCACATCAAAGTTATGTTCTACATGACAGCAGGAGTGGCCACCTTACTCTTCATCCTCGTCGTCTTTG TCTTCCAGGAGCGTCCTGAACTTCCTCCGACTCAGGCCCAGGCCACAGCTCGTCTTATCCCACCAGAGCAGTACTCTTACACAGCCTCCATCCTCAGGCTGCTCCGCAACAAGcccttcatcctcctcatcatcacttACG GTCTGAACGTGGGTTGCTTCTATGCTGTTGGCACTCTGCTGAACCGTATGATCATCGTGCATTACCCT GGAGAAGAGGTGAATGCTGGGAGGATTGGACTCACCATAGTCATTGCGGGGATGGTCGGCTCTCTCATCTGTGGGATCTGGTTGGACAAAACTAAAACCTACAA GCAGACAACCCTGGCGGTCTACTTCATGTCTCTGGTGGGGATGATAGTTTATGCTGCTACACTCAATCTGGGACACCTATGGGTGGTCTTCATCACCGCTGGAGCTCTTGG GTTTTTCATGACCGGCTATCTTCCCCTGGGCTTTGAGTTTGCAGTCGAGCTGACGTACCCAGAGTCAGAGGGAACTTCATCCGGACTTCTCAATTGTTCAGCACAG GTGTTTGGCATTATTTTCACCATCTGCCAAGGGAAAATCATCGATGGCTTCGGCACATTGGCAGGAAACATCTTCCTTTGTGTCTTCCTTTTAATCGGAACTATAATGACAG
- the LOC109987717 gene encoding solute carrier family 49 member A3-like: MDSSNSSCARILLSFLYKASFHNREFASRTASSSDTSSESLRALTSRFPGARFTKVKMPQNNTLKDNHANPDLTGEEWPRSKASKNLAPGLASLQWSPGPLGRAISIGSRVDAETLHSDRTELLSKIETKLYHRRWLMLFLFSAVSASNAFMWLQYGIISNIFMRFYNIDSLAIDWLSMIYLLTYIPLILPVLWLLENRGIRDVVLVGAAFNCIGAWIKIGSVGPELFQVTFFGQFICSVATVFVLGIPSYLASVWFGEKEVSTACSIGVLGNQVCQNIQTITILFSSSSALKSTKPACLRAVCRLYRAVLNA, from the coding sequence ATGGACTCCAGTAACTCCAGTTGTGCTCGCATTCTGCTGTCTTTTTTGTACAAAGCATCTTTTCACAACAGGGAGTTTGCAAGCAGGACGGCAAGCTCTTCGGACACAAGCTCTGAAAGTTTAAGAGCCCTCACCTCTCGCTTCCCGGGGGCCCGCTTCACGAAGGTTAAAATGCCACAAAACAATACTTTGAAAGACAACCATGCAAATCCTGACCTCACTGGTGAAGAATGGCCTCGGTCCAAGGCTTCAAAGAATCTCGCTCCAGGCCTTGCTTCGCTGCAGTGGAGTCCAGGACCTTTGGGCAGAGCCATCTCCATTGGTTCACGGGTAGATGCTGAGACTTTACACTCTGACCGAACAGAGCTGCTTTCAAAGATTGAGACCAAACTTTACCACCGTCGATGGCTCATGCTGTTTCTCTTCAGTGCTGTCTCAGCAAGCAATGCCTTCATGTGGCTTCAGTACGGCATTATTAGCAACATATTCATGCGATTTTACAACATTGATTCTCTGGCAATTGACTGGTTGTCCATGATCTACCTCCTCACTTACATCCCGCTCATCTTGCCTGTCCTCTGGCTTCTGGAAAACAGGGGGATCAGGGATGTGGTCCTTGTTGGGGCAGCGTTTAACTGCATTGGTGCTTGGATAAAAATTGGTAGTGTTGGTCCAGAGCTTTTCCAAGTCACCTTCTTTGGCCAGTTTATTTGCTCAGTAGCCACCGTGTTTGTCCTCGGTATTCCCTCTTACCTTGCCTCAGTGTGGTTTGGTGAAAAAGAGGTTTCCACTGCTTGCTCCATCGGAGTTCTGGGGAACCAGGTTTGTCAAAACATCCAAACAATaaccattttattttcttcttcctctgcattAAAGTCCACTAAGCCAGCCTGTCTGAGAGCTGTCTGCAGATTATACAGGGCTGTGCTGAATGCCTAA